One Primulina tabacum isolate GXHZ01 chromosome 10, ASM2559414v2, whole genome shotgun sequence DNA segment encodes these proteins:
- the LOC142505296 gene encoding uncharacterized protein LOC142505296 translates to MAGMLPGVEAARRRKCHQSSELLPNTTAYGGFSTRRSSLTSVSFMRNPAKQALFDDSKLGAEAREAKKRLDARLQHRWKSQSKRPPGEPTNPAKEEARTISKKLKWLKIKWKSSEEEECAVCLEQVKGEGESTMHLLCAHKFHTKCLVPWLETNANCPCCRMKIP, encoded by the exons ATGGCAGGCATGCTACCTGGAGTCGAAGCTGCAAGAAGAAGAAAATGTCACCAGAGCTCCGAACTACTCCCGAACACAACCGCCTACGGTGGCTTCTCCACAAGGCGCTCTTCTCTTACTTCAGTCTCTTTCATG CGGAATCCAGCGAAGCAGGCATTGTTTGATGACAGCAAGCTTGGTGCAGAAGCAAGGGAGGCGAAGAAGAGGCTGGATGCAAGGCTGCAGCATCGATGGAAGTCCCAAAGCAAAAG ACCACCGGGTGAACCAACGAATCCGGCGAAGGAAGAGGCTAGAACGATATCGAAGAAACTAAAATGGTTAAAAATAAAGTGGAAATCAAGTGAAGAAGAAGAATGTGCAGTTTGCTTGGAGCAAGTTAAGGGAGAGGGAGAGAGCACAATGCATTTGCTTTGTGCTCATAAGTTTCACACCAAGTGTTTGGTGCCATGGTTGGAGACCAATGCAAATTGCCCTTGTTGTAGAATGAAAATTCcttaa